A window of the Fulvia fulva chromosome 11, complete sequence genome harbors these coding sequences:
- a CDS encoding Sulfite oxidase, with amino-acid sequence MDTTSIDGRVGDRAQLERARVELINGFYFRAPPDPHKLSSYITPDHELFQTIHMGAAVIDNNLWRLDIHGLVERPYSLTLAQLRAMPSSRQTSFHECYGSPIKPPTEACRRIGNVTWTGARLRDLLAKAAPLPSAHFLWSDGLDCGSFADVKADRYQKDLPLAKAMSEEVLVAYEINGKPLDVHRGGPVRLIVPGWFGTNSTKWLCSLKLEKGRSPSPFTMTFYNELVPGREAEGIMRPVWEVEPNSIIVHPAPEEQVTGHSVDISGWAWSDDGIRTVEISVDDGRDWTLANVAAREGFEWQAFNRELDLEAGNCTVTIRATSTNDIQQPLSGRRNHVHSVHFTVT; translated from the coding sequence ATGGACACTACGAGCATTGACGGCAGAGTTGGCGATCGAGCTCAGCTTGAGCGAGCGCGGGTCGAGCTGATCAATGGCTTCTACTTTCGAGCACCACCAGACCCTCACAAACTATCATCATACATCACACCAGACCATGAACTATTCCAGACTATACACATGGGTGCTGCAGTCATCGACAACAACCTGTGGCGTCTAGATATTCATGGTCTGGTTGAACGTCCATACTCTCTCACACTGGCGCAGCTTCGAGCAATGCCCTCCAGCAGACAGACATCCTTCCACGAATGCTATGGCAGCCCCATCAAGCCGCCGACTGAAGCGTGTCGCAGGATTGGGAACGTCACCTGGACCGGCGCGAGACTTCGAGACTTACTGGCCAAAGCAGCGCCGCTTCCATCAGCACACTTCCTTTGGTCCGATGGCTTGGACTGTGGCTCTTTCGCAGATGTGAAGGCAGATCGGTATCAAAAGGATTTGCCGCTTGCTAAAGCTATGAGCGAGGAAGTGCTGGTCGCTTATGAGATCAATGGCAAGCCACTTGATGTGCACCGAGGTGGACCTGTGCGGCTTATAGTCCCAGGATGGTTCGGGACAAACAGCACAAAGTGGCTTTGCTCGTTGAAGCTGGAGAAGGGAAGAAGTCCTAGTCCGTTCACGATGACATTCTACAATGAGCTTGTGCCTGGTCGAGAAGCGGAAGGCATCATGAGGCCGGTCTGGGAAGTTGAACCAAACTCTATCATCGTGCATCCTGCCCCAGAGGAGCAAGTCACCGGACATTCAGTCGACATCTCTGGCTGGGCCTGGAGCGACGACGGCATACGAACTGTAGAGATCAGCGTTGACGACGGACGGGACTGGACGCTAGCCAATGTCGCTGCCAGAGAGGGCTTCGAGTGGCAGGCCTTCAACCGCGAGCTGGACCTCGAAGCTGGCAACTGCACCGTAACAATCCGCGCGACCTCCACCAACGACATCCAACAACCTCTATCTGGTCGTCGAAACCACGTGCATTCGGTGCACTTCACCGTAACATGA
- a CDS encoding putative phosphatase: protein MAPNSRIFLTRHAQAQHNVDLDYMGNPDSPLTALGKKQAASLAHQIPQLQQEADLIVSSPLKRTLQTTKLGWGPAVERLGGIKKVVTLPQAQEVNDYPCDTGSSKEILEADPEFAEFDFSSLTPDWTSKRGFWADDAGTVRKRAQWVRQWLRERPEANIVLVAHGDILRRITGNESGPSTYMWKNAEVREFPFRPDTVEKDEAYLHQEENIAAAGGYAPSSTEADIIQAGQEQRL, encoded by the exons ATGGCACCAAACTCGCGAATCTTCCTTACCAGACACGCCCAAGCCCAGCACAATGTCGACCTTGATTATATGGGCA ATCCCGACTCTCCTCTGACTGCCCTCGGCAAGAAGCAGGCTGCATCTTTGGCACATCAGATTCCGCAGCTACAGCAGGAAGCCGACCTCATCGTTTCTTCACCACTCAAGCGTACTTTGCAGACTACCAAGCTAGGATGGGGTCCCGCAGTCGAGCGCCTGGGAGGCATCAAGAAAGTCGTTACTCTTCCACAAGCTCAGGAAGTCAACGACTACCCATGCGACACAGGATCATCCAAGGAAATCCTCGAAGCCGATCCAGAGTTTGCAGAATTCGATTTCTCTTCGCTCACCCCAGACTGGACCAGCAAACGAGGCTTCTGGGCCGACGATGCTGGGACGGTGCGAAAGCGTGCCCAGTGGGTCCGCCAGTGGCTCAGAGAGCGCCCAGAAGCCAACATCGTTCTTGTCGCTCACGGCGACATCTTGAGAAGGATCACCGGCAACGAGAGTGGACCAAGCACTTACATGTGGAAGAACGCCGAAGTCAGAGAGTTCCCATTCCGTCCTGACACCGTTGAGAAGGACGAAGCATACCTTCACCAGGAGGAGAATATCGCCGCCGCTGGTGGATATGCACCAAGTTCGACAGAGGCCGATATCATCCAGGCCGGTCAGGAGCAAAGATTGTGA
- a CDS encoding Isoaspartate(D-aspartate) O-methyltransferase, which yields MAWRSSGSTNTSLIDNLFANGLITSERVATAMKSVDRAHYAPAAPYQDSPQTIGHRATISAPHMHANAAESLLPYLQPGAKVLDVGSGSGYLTHVLAELVKPGGVVVGIEHIQPLVDMAISNTSKSQEGRDLLQSGAIKYVKGDGRLGWEQEAPYDAIHVGAAAAGHQERLIEQLKKPGRLFIPVEDEKGEQSVWVVEKDEEGKVDMRKEYGVRYVPLTDAPEG from the coding sequence ATGGCCTGGCGCTCCTCCGGCTCCACCAACACCTCCCTCATCGACAACCTCTTCGCCAACGGCCTCATAACCAGCGAGCGCGTCGCGACCGCCATGAAATCCGTCGACCGCGCCCACTACGCTCCTGCCGCCCCATATCAAGACTCACCCCAAACCATCGGCCACCGCGCCACCATCAGCGCTCCACACATGCACGCCAATGCTGCTGAGTCGTTGCTGCCTTACCTGCAACCGGGTGCGAAAGTCCTCGATGTAGGAAGTGGAAGCGGATACCTCACGCACGTCCTCGCCGAGCTCGTCAAACCCGGCGGTGTTGTGGTGGGGATCGAACATATTCAGCCTTTAGTCGACATGGCGATCTCGAACACGAGCAAGAGCCAAGAAGGTCGCGACCTCCTCCAAAGTGGTGCGATCAAGTATGTGAAAGGGGATGGACGGCTAGGGTGGGAGCAGGAGGCGCCGTATGATGCGATCCATGTGGGAGCTGCGGCGGCGGGACATCAGGAGAGGTTGATTGAGCAGTTGAAGAAGCCGGGGAGGTTGTTTATTCCGGTTGAGGATGAAAAGGGGGAGCAGAGTGTTTGGGTGGTGGAGAAGGATGAAGAGGGTAAAGTGGACATGAGGAAGGAGTATGGGGTGAGGTATGTGCCGTTGACGGATGCGCCGGAGGGTTGA
- a CDS encoding Repressible high-affinity phosphate permease, with protein MAARTAGGNSAFHNFHNDYAHVADPNERRRLALAEIDKAPFGWYHVRACAVAGIGFFTDAYDIFAIGIVTTCLGIVYWQQDGGKIPVSADTAIKVATSGGTVIGQLGFGFLADVVGRKRMYGLELIVIIFATLAQALTSNSASMSLVGTVIFWRVLMGIGIGGDYPLSSIITSEFATTKWRGAMMGAVFAMQGLGQFGAGIVALIAIAGFKESLLSARSATNSQAACDGVCLIAVDKIWRIIIGMGAVPGCIALYFRLTIPETPRYTFDVSRDVVKGGSDVKAYLSGTAEGVPDEITRVTTMKESAPHLEVPKPSWRDFGSYVGTWKYGKVLFGAAASWFLLDVAFYGVGLNNSTILQAIGYGKGTNAYEFLYNIAVGNIILVCAGAIPGYWVTVALVDTVGRKPIQLIGFIILTILFCIMGFAYHKIGTSGLFACYVLAQFFFNFGPNSTTFIVPGECFPTRYRSTCHGISAASGKIGSIIAQAAIAPLRTRGATSTNASPWLNHVLEIFALFMLLGCFTTLLIPETKRKTLEQLAGEVPGTPEYDPVLAGDRASRAPSDPSSEHIPAEKGDHNV; from the exons ATGGCTGCACGCACAGCAGGAGGCAACTCTGCCTTCCACAACTTCCACAACGACTACGCTCACGTCGCCGACCCCAACGAGCGCCGCAGACTCGCGCTCGCTGAGATCGACAAGGCACCATTCGGTTGGTACCATGTGCGCGCCTGTGCCGTCGCTGGTATCGGTTTCTTCACGGACGCATACGACATCTTCGCTATTGGTATTGTGACGACTTGTCTGGGTATCGTATACTGGCAGCAAGATGGCGGCAAGATTCCAGTCTCGGCGGACACCGCTATCAAGGTCGCAACATCGGGTGGTACTGTTATTGGACAGCTTGGCTTCGGTTTCCTCGCAGACGTTGTTGGTCGCAAGAGGATGTACGGTCTCGAATTGATCGTCATCATCTTCGCAACCCTCGCTCAAGCTCTTACCTCGAACTCGGCTTCGATGTCGCTTGTCGGTACCGTTATCTTCTGGCGTGTACTGATGGGCATTGGTATCGGTGGTG ACTACCCACTATCCTCCATCATTACCTCCGAGTTCGCGACCACCAAGTGGAGAGGTGCCATGATGGGCGCTGTCTTCGCCATGCAGGGTCTCGGCCAGTTCGGTGCTGGTATCGTCGCTCTCATCGCCATTGCTGGCTTCAAGGAATCTCTCCTCAGCGCCCGCAGCGCAACCAATTCGCAGGCTGCTTGCGACGGAGTCTGTCTGATCGCCGTTGACAAGATCTGGCGTATCATTATCGGAATGGGTGCTGTGCCCGGCTGCATCGCCCTCTACTTCCGTCTCACCATCCCAGAG ACCCCACGATACACCTTCGATGTCTCCCGTGATGTTGTCAAGGGTGGCTCCGACGTCAAGGCCTACCTCAGCGGAACCGCCGAAGGTGTTCCGGACGAGATCACTCGTGTCACCACCATGAAGGAGTCTGCTCCTCATCTCGAGGTCCCAAAGCCATCGTGGAGAGACTTCGGCAGCTACGTCGGTACTTGGAAGTACGGCAAGGTCCTCTTCGGAGCTGCTGCCTCCTGGTTCCTGCTCGACGTTGCTTTCTACGGTGTTGGTCTCAACAACTCTACCATCCTCCAGGCTATCGGCTACGGCAAGGGCACCAACGCCTACGAGTTCCTCTACAACATTGCTGTTGGTAACATCATCTTGGTTTGCGCTGGTGCCATTCCAGGTTACTGGGTGACCGTCGCACTCGTCGACACCGTCGGCCGTAAGCCAATCCAGCTTATAGGCTTCATCATCCTCACCATCCTCTTCTGCATCATGGGTTTCGCCTACCACAAGATTGGCACGAGCGGCCTCTTCGCCTGCTACGTCCTGGCCCAGTTCTTCTTCAATTTCGGCCCCAACAGCACAACCTTCATCGTGCCAGGAGAGTGCTTCCCAACTCGCTACCGCTCCACCTGCCACGGTATCTCCGCTGCATCCGGCAAGATCGGCTCCATCATCGCCCAGGCTGCCATTGCTCCTCTCCGCACCCGCGGTGCGACATCCACCAACGCTTCCCCATGGCTCAACCACGTTCTCGAGATCTTTGCGCTCTTCATGTTGTTGGGCTGCTTCACCACCCTCCTAATTCCAGAGACAAAGCGCAAGACTCTTGAACAGCTCGCTGGCGAGGTTCCAGGCACACCAGAGTACGACCCCGTTCTTGCTGGCGACCGGGCCTCTCGCGCGCCATCGGACCCATCCAGTGAACATATCCCGGCTGAGAAGGGCGACCACAATGTATAA
- a CDS encoding L-serine dehydratase translates to MAENKLPWIETPLVWSRSISKAAGCNVYLKLENTQPSGSFKSRGIGNFLKARLAESAAQGHGKPTHFFCSSGGNAGLACVHAAVTLSCPATIVVPLSTSDYMIQKLRDAGAKDVIQIGKSWFEADQYLKETLLPKASESGENAVYTPPFDHPDIWAGNATVIDEIAKQLPEVDRHYPVVAKEPNSISSAAPDAIVCSVGGGGLFNGIMQGVAKNFSSSPPHIIATETFGADSLAQSFQAGELITLPAITSIATTLGARTVSRQAFEYAMDKKAVTCAVFEDKDAVDACRRFADDERILVEPSCGVALAVCYMGRLKQLMPRLTEDSKVVVVVCGGSGMSTEILRGYVEKFFPP, encoded by the coding sequence ATGGCAGAAAACAAGCTTCCCTGGATTGAAACACCTCTGGTCTGGTCACGATCAATATCGAAAGCAGCAGGATGCAATGTATACCTCAAACTGGAGAACACACAACCCTCTGGATCCTTCAAGAGTCGAGGCATTGGTAACTTCCTCAAAGCACGACTCGCAGAGAGCGCAGCGCAAGGCCACGGAAAGCCGACTCACTTCTTTTGCTCCAGTGGTGGCAACGCTGGCCTAGCCTGCGTACATGCAGCCGTTACACTGAGTTGCCCAGCGACGATTGTCGTGCCGCTCTCGACATCAGACTACATGATCCAGAAGCTCCGCGACGCTGGTGCGAAAGATGTCATCCAGATCGGCAAGTCATGGTTTGAAGCAGATCAGTACTTGAAAGAGACTCTTCTACCTAAGGCAAGCGAGTCCGGCGAGAATGCAGTCTACACTCCTCCGTTCGATCATCCGGATATCTGGGCGGGGAATGCGACTGTGATCGATGAGATTGCGAAACAATTGCCCGAAGTTGACCGCCATTATCCTGTTGTTGCAAAGGAACCTAACAGCATCTCTTCTGCCGCGCCTGATGCCATCGTCTGCTCCGTTGGCGGCGGAGGTCTCTTCAACGGCATTATGCAAGGTGTTGCGAAGAACTTCAGCTCCTCACCACCTCACATTATCGCCACTGAGACCTTCGGCGCCGACTCCCTCGCCCAATCCTTCCAAGCAGGCGAACTCATCACTCTTCCCGCCATTACTTCCATCGCCACTACCCTGGGCGCAAGAACAGTCTCGCGGCAAGCTTTCGAGTATGCCATGGATAAGAAAGCCGTGACGTGTGCCGTGTTCGAAGACAAGGATGCAGTCGATGCATGCAGACGCTTCGCGGATGATGAGAGAATTTTGGTGGAGCCTAGTTGTGGGGTCGCTTTGGCGGTGTGTTATATGGGACGGTTGAAGCAATTGATGCCGCGGTTGACGGAGGACAGTAAGGTGGTTGTGGTGGTTTGTGGAGGGAGTGGGATGAGTACGGAGATTCTGAGGGGGTATGTTGAGAAGTTCTTTCCACCCTAG